CTATCTGCCAATAGCCAACGTGTATCAGAAACAATTTCAACTTATTTCATTGAAAACAGCTATAAGCTGGCTGGTGGAAAAAATATGGTTAACGTCATTCTTGTAGACTTTAGAGGCTTTGATACATTATTTGAAATAGCTGTTTTAGGGATTGCTGCACTAGGAATTTTTGGTATGATTCGCTTAAAAGTCAGAAGGGAGGAAAAAGGGTGAAAAAAGATATAAAAACAAATGATATCATCTTTCAAACTGTTACAAAGATTGTTGTGTTTATTATCATTATCTATTCATTACACCTTTTCTTTTCTGGACACTATACACCAGGTGGAGGTTTTATTGGCGGACTAATGACTGCTGCGGCACTCGTCTTACTGTTATTAGCCTTTGATATAAAAACAGTTGTCAATACCCTACAGGTTGATTATCTGAAGTTAACGGCAACTGGTTTATTAATTGCTGTATTAACAGGAATCGGTTCATTTTTCTTCAATGTTCCGTTCCTAACACATACATTTAGCTATGTACAGTTACCTCTGCTAGGAAAAACATCCTTAGCTACAGCGGTATTATTTGATTTAGGAGTTTACCTCGTTGTTATCGGTGTAACGATGACCATTATTCAAACGATTGGAGAGACGGAATAATGGAAATTTTAATGTCTATTGTTGTCGGGATCATTATTACGGCTGCGGTTTATTTAATGTTATCCAAAAGTTTATTACGAATTATTATTGGTACTGGTTTGCTAAGTCATGGTGCACATTTACTCATCTTAACGATGGGAGGACTAAAAAAAGGTGCTGCTCCATTGCTTGGTGAGCATGCAGAAGTCTACGTTGATCCACTTCCACAAGCTTTAATTTTAACTGCGATTGTTATTAGCTTTGGAGTCACATCCTTTTTCCTTGTTCTTGCCTACCGTTCATACCAAGAGCTTGGGACTGATGATATGGATCAACTAAGGGGAAATGATCAATATGAATAACTTAATTATCTTGCCAATTGTCATCCCATTTTTAATGGGAATACTTTTAATCTTTTTCAACAAACATATTACTGTTCAAAAATGGCTAAGTGCTGCTGCTTCATTCTTAAGTGTCATTGCTTCCATTGTGATCGTTCAGACCGTTCATACAAACGGCATTCAGACACTAGAGATCGGAAATTGGGCACCACCTTATGGAATCGTACTTGTTGCCGATATGTATGCTAGCTTGTTAGTGTTAACAACAAGTATAATTGGCTTTACATCGTTATTGTTTGCTTTCTCATCCGTAACAAGAGATCGAGAAAAGTTTTACTTTTATCCAGGAGTTCAATTTTTACTTTTAGGTGTAACTGGTGCTTTTCTAACAGGTGATATTTTTAATCTCTTTGTATTTTTTGAAGTCATGCTTATGTCTTCTTACTTGTTGATTGTATTAGGAAGCTCCAAAAATCAGCTTCGCGAGTCAATTAAATACATCTTAGTCAATGTTATTTCTTCGGCACTTTTTGTTATTGCGGTAGCGTATTTATATGCAGTAACAGGAACATTAAATATGGCAGACTTAAGTGTAAGAATAGCAGATATGGGGCAATCCGGGTTATTAACAGTCATCGCCATTCTCTTTCTAGTCATCTTTGGCTTGAAGGGTGCGATTTTCCCGTTGTACTTTTGGCTTCCTGCCTCCTACCAGGCACCACCTGCTGTTGTTACAGCATTGTTCGGCGCTTTATTAACAAAAGTTGGGGTTTATTCCATTACACGTGTGTATTCCGTTATTTTCTATCACGAGCCATCTTTTACACACCAAATACTCGCCTGGCTTTCAGCACTAACAATTGTTTTTGGTGTCATTGGAGCAATTGCCTATTGGGATATTAAAAAGATTGTCATCTATAACATTATTACTGCAGTTGGTGTTATTTTATTTGGAATCGCAGCAAACACTCCAAACTCAGTAGAAGGCTCTATTTATTATTTAGTTCACGACATGATTGTTAAAGGAGCAT
This genomic stretch from Metabacillus sp. B2-18 harbors:
- a CDS encoding Na(+)/H(+) antiporter subunit B produces the protein MKTNDIIFQTVTKIVVFIIIIYSLHLFFSGHYTPGGGFIGGLMTAAALVLLLLAFDIKTVVNTLQVDYLKLTATGLLIAVLTGIGSFFFNVPFLTHTFSYVQLPLLGKTSLATAVLFDLGVYLVVIGVTMTIIQTIGETE
- a CDS encoding Na(+)/H(+) antiporter subunit C encodes the protein MEILMSIVVGIIITAAVYLMLSKSLLRIIIGTGLLSHGAHLLILTMGGLKKGAAPLLGEHAEVYVDPLPQALILTAIVISFGVTSFFLVLAYRSYQELGTDDMDQLRGNDQYE
- a CDS encoding Na+/H+ antiporter subunit D, with the protein product MNNLIILPIVIPFLMGILLIFFNKHITVQKWLSAAASFLSVIASIVIVQTVHTNGIQTLEIGNWAPPYGIVLVADMYASLLVLTTSIIGFTSLLFAFSSVTRDREKFYFYPGVQFLLLGVTGAFLTGDIFNLFVFFEVMLMSSYLLIVLGSSKNQLRESIKYILVNVISSALFVIAVAYLYAVTGTLNMADLSVRIADMGQSGLLTVIAILFLVIFGLKGAIFPLYFWLPASYQAPPAVVTALFGALLTKVGVYSITRVYSVIFYHEPSFTHQILAWLSALTIVFGVIGAIAYWDIKKIVIYNIITAVGVILFGIAANTPNSVEGSIYYLVHDMIVKGALFFLVGTIIAITGTSNLRKFSGLIASHPFLGWMFLIATLALAGIPPLSGFIGKLKIIQGGFEAGEYTIAFVVLLSSLLVLYSVMKIFIHGFWGEPNKIPVNKEATKGLILPIVILLVLSIAYGFGVESLSPYISQAADTLLDPSIYIQAVLKE